The following are from one region of the Paenibacillus sp. JZ16 genome:
- a CDS encoding bile acid:sodium symporter family protein, with translation MRSFGLAFASWFEKYTFLLIPGSLVLGWLLSDVLVDFVHWIPYLFGYITLVMALGCGIRHLQGVLKRPFAVILTLFLAHAAAPVLAYGLGSAVFGAHSDYTIGLLLFAIIPLGISSVMWVGSSGGSVPFILAVVVLDTILSPLVVPALMDMFIGDALVTWNASELILDLLTMVVLPTLIGVMLYEGSKGRIKDWSAPVAQPISKLFFMLVVMLNAAAIAPHAAGMKEEMLVVIPVVVTLIVICYLLGYFGSYAMLGPTQEMQITFTYASGMRNISLGMVLATTYFSPQASIPVVLGIMFQQPAATIIHALFHRRRTRAVSYPK, from the coding sequence GTGAGAAGTTTTGGACTAGCCTTTGCATCTTGGTTTGAAAAGTACACCTTTCTCTTGATTCCAGGCTCGCTGGTGCTAGGCTGGCTGCTCTCGGATGTTTTGGTGGACTTTGTTCACTGGATTCCTTATCTATTCGGTTATATTACACTGGTGATGGCACTTGGCTGTGGGATCCGTCATCTGCAAGGGGTTCTGAAGCGCCCCTTTGCTGTTATATTAACGCTCTTTCTAGCCCATGCGGCCGCTCCGGTGCTTGCCTATGGACTGGGCTCGGCCGTGTTTGGTGCGCACTCGGATTATACGATTGGCTTGCTGCTGTTCGCGATCATTCCCCTGGGGATATCCTCGGTGATGTGGGTCGGAAGCTCCGGCGGCAGCGTTCCGTTCATCCTGGCGGTAGTTGTGCTGGATACCATACTCAGTCCCTTAGTCGTACCGGCTCTGATGGATATGTTTATCGGGGATGCACTGGTCACATGGAATGCGTCTGAGCTGATTCTCGATTTGCTGACCATGGTGGTATTGCCCACTCTGATCGGGGTGATGCTGTATGAAGGTTCCAAAGGACGGATCAAGGACTGGTCGGCTCCTGTAGCCCAGCCCATATCGAAGCTGTTTTTTATGCTCGTGGTGATGCTGAACGCGGCAGCCATCGCTCCCCATGCAGCAGGCATGAAGGAGGAGATGCTGGTAGTGATCCCGGTTGTCGTTACGCTGATTGTGATCTGCTATTTGCTTGGCTATTTTGGCTCCTATGCGATGCTCGGACCGACACAGGAAATGCAAATTACATTTACATACGCGTCCGGAATGCGTAATATATCACTCGGGATGGTGTTAGCTACAACGTATTTCTCACCCCAGGCTTCCATCCCGGTGGTGCTGGGCATTATGTTCCAGCAGCCGGCGGCAACCATCATTCATGCGTTATTCCACCGAAGACGCACACGAGCGGTAAGTTATCCAAAATGA
- a CDS encoding fumarate hydratase, translated as MKLFEESMYRLIVETSTNLPGDVRRAVNRGRASEDAATRAGLALATIAQNIEMAEQEVSPICQDTGMPTFIVHTPVGANQIEMKKAIYSAVIRATKDGKLRPNSVDSLTGANSGDNLGPGTPVIHFEQWEQDKVDVRLILKGGGCENKNIQYSLPAELEGLGKAGRDLDGIRKCIMHAVYQAQGQGCSAGFIGVGIGGDRTTGYELAKHQLFRHVEDVNPNEDLAKLEDYILENANKLGIGTMGFGGEVTLLGCKIGAMNRLPASFFVSVAYNCWAFRRQGVMVEPDTGEITEWLYEAGSQVQMNANSETAVSQVEDSGPSDSKGREVVLQTPISEEQIRSLRVGDVVVIRGEMHTGRDALHKYLMDHEAPIDLNGSVIYHCGPVMMQDEEGWHVKAAGPTTSIREEPYQGDILKKFGIRAVIGKGGMGPKTLQALQEHGGVYLNAIGGAAQYYARCIKKVNGVDFMEFGIPEAMWHLEVDGFAAIVTMDSHGNSLHADVSKDSAEKLAMFKEAVFS; from the coding sequence ATGAAATTATTTGAAGAGAGTATGTATCGACTGATTGTAGAAACCTCCACGAATTTGCCCGGGGATGTGCGAAGAGCAGTCAACCGCGGCCGAGCGTCTGAGGATGCGGCAACGCGAGCGGGGCTGGCACTGGCAACGATCGCTCAAAATATTGAGATGGCCGAGCAGGAAGTATCGCCGATCTGCCAGGATACCGGCATGCCAACATTCATCGTACATACACCTGTGGGTGCGAACCAAATCGAGATGAAGAAGGCGATTTACTCTGCGGTGATTCGCGCCACGAAGGATGGCAAGCTGCGTCCAAACTCGGTGGATTCGTTGACTGGCGCTAACAGCGGGGATAATCTCGGCCCTGGCACGCCCGTCATCCATTTCGAGCAGTGGGAGCAGGATAAGGTGGACGTCCGTCTCATCCTGAAAGGGGGCGGCTGCGAGAACAAAAACATTCAGTACAGCCTTCCTGCAGAGCTTGAAGGGCTCGGGAAAGCGGGCCGTGATTTGGACGGGATTCGCAAATGCATCATGCATGCCGTGTACCAAGCTCAAGGCCAAGGCTGCAGCGCTGGATTTATCGGCGTAGGCATCGGCGGCGACCGGACGACAGGTTATGAGCTTGCGAAACATCAGCTGTTCCGTCATGTCGAAGATGTGAACCCGAATGAAGATTTGGCGAAGCTCGAAGATTACATATTGGAAAATGCAAATAAACTCGGGATCGGCACGATGGGCTTTGGCGGAGAAGTCACGCTGCTCGGCTGCAAAATCGGTGCGATGAACCGTCTGCCGGCAAGCTTTTTTGTATCGGTTGCTTATAACTGCTGGGCGTTCCGCCGTCAGGGCGTAATGGTTGAGCCGGACACGGGGGAGATCACGGAATGGCTGTATGAAGCAGGCAGTCAGGTGCAGATGAACGCCAATTCCGAAACGGCTGTTTCCCAAGTCGAAGACTCCGGTCCAAGTGATTCCAAGGGCCGCGAAGTGGTGCTGCAGACGCCAATCAGCGAGGAGCAAATTCGTTCCCTGCGCGTTGGGGATGTGGTGGTGATCCGAGGCGAGATGCATACCGGACGGGATGCGCTTCATAAATATCTGATGGATCACGAGGCCCCTATCGACCTGAACGGGTCCGTCATTTATCACTGCGGTCCGGTTATGATGCAGGATGAAGAGGGATGGCATGTCAAGGCAGCAGGCCCGACAACCAGCATTCGAGAAGAACCTTACCAGGGCGATATTTTGAAAAAATTCGGCATTCGCGCGGTTATCGGAAAGGGCGGCATGGGTCCCAAGACGCTTCAAGCCCTGCAGGAGCATGGCGGCGTATATCTGAATGCGATTGGCGGGGCCGCCCAGTATTATGCGAGATGCATCAAAAAAGTAAACGGCGTGGATTTCATGGAGTTTGGCATTCCGGAAGCGATGTGGCATTTGGAGGTTGACGGCTTTGCCGCGATCGTCACGATGGATTCGCACGGAAACAGCCTGCATGCCGACGTGAGCAAGGATTCGGCAGAGAAGCTGGCCATGTTTAAAGAGGCGGTGTTCTCCTAA
- a CDS encoding SDR family oxidoreductase, producing the protein MPQDQPKQTLPPQHQDHRPGTESEMHPKPEFESNEYKAAGKLKGKVALITGGDSGIGRAVAVYYAKEGADVSIVYLNEHKDAEETKRQVEQEGRKCLLIAGDVGDDVFCRDAVTETVEKLGKLDILVNNAAEQHPQKKIEDITKEQLERTFRTNIFGMFYLTQAAMPHLSKGSSIINTTSITAYRGSPQLLDYASTKGAIVAFTRSLSMNVVGQGIRVNAVAPGPIWTPLIPSTFPPDQVAEFGATQPMKRPGQPEELAPAYVYLASTDSSYVSGQVIHVNGGEVING; encoded by the coding sequence ATGCCACAAGATCAACCAAAACAAACCTTGCCGCCCCAGCATCAGGATCACAGACCCGGAACCGAATCGGAGATGCACCCGAAGCCGGAGTTTGAGAGTAACGAATACAAAGCAGCCGGTAAGCTAAAAGGAAAGGTAGCGCTGATTACCGGAGGCGACAGCGGGATCGGCCGTGCGGTTGCGGTGTACTACGCCAAGGAAGGCGCGGACGTATCCATTGTGTACCTGAATGAGCATAAGGATGCGGAAGAGACCAAACGACAGGTGGAGCAGGAAGGCCGAAAATGTCTGTTGATCGCCGGTGACGTCGGTGATGACGTTTTTTGTCGCGATGCGGTTACCGAAACCGTGGAGAAGCTCGGTAAACTCGATATTCTCGTTAACAACGCAGCCGAACAGCATCCGCAGAAGAAGATTGAGGATATTACCAAAGAACAATTGGAGCGGACCTTCCGTACGAATATTTTCGGTATGTTCTACCTGACGCAGGCGGCGATGCCGCATCTGTCCAAGGGCAGCTCCATTATTAATACGACCTCCATCACGGCTTACCGGGGAAGCCCGCAGCTGCTGGATTATGCATCGACGAAGGGGGCCATCGTTGCCTTTACACGCTCGTTATCGATGAATGTGGTCGGTCAAGGGATCCGGGTAAATGCCGTTGCCCCGGGACCGATCTGGACGCCGCTGATTCCTTCAACATTCCCGCCGGATCAGGTGGCCGAGTTTGGGGCGACCCAGCCGATGAAACGACCGGGTCAACCGGAAGAGCTGGCCCCAGCCTATGTATATCTGGCCTCAACGGACTCTTCCTATGTGAGTGGACAAGTCATTCACGTGAATGGCGGCGAAGTAATTAATGGGTAA
- the mdh gene encoding malate dehydrogenase — MAITRKKITVVGAGFTGATTALMLAQKELGDVVLLDIPQLENPTKGKALDMLEASPVQGFDSNIVGTSNYEDAANSDIVIITAGVARKPGMSRDDLVNTNAGIVKSVCENVKSHAPNATVIILSNPVDAMTYVAYNTLGFPKNRVIGQSGVLDTARYCTFIAQELNVSVEDVRGFVLGGHGDDMVPLVRYSSVGGIPIDTLIPAERIEAIVQRTRVGGGEIVNLLGNGSAYYAPAASLVQMTEAILKDKKRIIPVIALLEGEYGYDNLFMGVPAILGGDGIERIFELELTAEEKAALDKSAESVRNVTSVVTL, encoded by the coding sequence GTGGCAATTACTCGTAAAAAGATTACGGTAGTAGGTGCTGGCTTCACAGGTGCGACTACCGCCCTGATGCTTGCTCAAAAAGAATTGGGTGATGTGGTGCTGCTGGATATCCCACAGCTCGAGAACCCGACAAAAGGTAAAGCGCTGGATATGCTCGAAGCAAGTCCCGTTCAAGGATTTGACAGCAACATAGTCGGTACATCCAACTATGAAGATGCAGCTAATTCCGATATCGTAATCATTACAGCAGGTGTAGCCCGCAAGCCGGGCATGAGCCGCGATGACCTCGTGAATACCAATGCAGGGATCGTGAAATCCGTATGCGAGAATGTGAAGAGTCACGCACCGAACGCCACGGTCATCATTCTGAGCAACCCGGTGGATGCCATGACCTATGTGGCATACAACACGCTCGGATTTCCCAAGAACCGCGTTATCGGCCAATCCGGCGTGCTGGATACGGCCCGCTATTGCACCTTCATCGCGCAAGAGCTGAACGTATCCGTTGAGGACGTCCGCGGATTCGTACTTGGCGGTCATGGCGACGACATGGTTCCGCTCGTTCGCTACTCCAGCGTGGGTGGCATTCCGATCGACACGCTGATTCCGGCTGAGCGCATTGAAGCGATTGTGCAGCGTACCCGAGTTGGCGGCGGCGAAATCGTGAACCTGCTGGGTAACGGCAGCGCATACTATGCGCCGGCTGCTTCCCTCGTACAAATGACGGAAGCGATTCTGAAGGACAAAAAACGGATCATTCCGGTTATTGCTCTTCTGGAGGGTGAGTACGGTTATGACAATCTGTTCATGGGCGTACCGGCCATTCTTGGCGGAGACGGCATTGAGCGAATTTTCGAGCTTGAGCTGACGGCCGAAGAGAAAGCGGCGCTCGATAAGTCTGCGGAATCCGTACGTAATGTAACCTCGGTCGTGACCCTGTAA
- the icd gene encoding NADP-dependent isocitrate dehydrogenase, which yields MKLEKFALPTEGEKITIDNGTLQVPNNPVIPFIEGDGTGRDIWKASKRVLDAAVEKAYNGSKKIAWYEVFAGEKAYNTYGEWLPNDTLEAIREYIVAIKGPLTTPIGGGIRSLNVALRQELDLYTCLRPVRYFNGVPSPVKRPELVDMVIFRENTEDIYAGIEYKEGSEEVKKMIKFLQDEMGANKIRFPETSGIGIKPVSSEGSKRLVRAAVEYAIKHGRKSVTLVHKGNIMKFTEGAFKNWGYEVAEAEFGDKVFTWAQYDIIKEKDGVDAANAAQKAAEEAGKIIVKDAIADIALQQVLTRPTDFDVIATLNLNGDYLSDALAAQVGGIGIAPGANINYVTGHAIFEATHGTAPKYADKDVVNPGSVILSGVMLLEHLGWQEAADLIYKGMETSINNKTVTYDFARLMEGATEVKCSEFADEIIKNL from the coding sequence ATGAAATTGGAAAAATTCGCATTACCAACTGAAGGCGAGAAAATCACGATTGATAACGGAACCCTGCAGGTGCCTAACAACCCTGTCATTCCTTTTATTGAAGGCGACGGCACAGGCCGTGACATCTGGAAAGCTTCCAAGCGCGTCCTGGATGCAGCAGTAGAAAAAGCATATAACGGTTCCAAGAAAATTGCCTGGTATGAAGTATTTGCCGGTGAGAAGGCATACAATACATACGGTGAATGGCTCCCGAACGATACGCTTGAAGCGATTCGCGAGTACATCGTTGCTATCAAAGGACCACTTACAACGCCAATCGGCGGCGGTATCCGTTCCCTGAACGTTGCCCTTCGCCAAGAGCTGGACCTGTACACTTGCCTGCGCCCTGTTCGTTACTTCAACGGCGTACCGTCTCCGGTAAAACGCCCTGAGCTGGTTGACATGGTTATTTTCCGTGAGAACACGGAAGACATCTACGCAGGTATTGAGTACAAAGAAGGCTCCGAAGAAGTGAAGAAAATGATCAAGTTCCTTCAAGACGAAATGGGCGCCAACAAAATCCGCTTCCCTGAAACGTCCGGTATCGGGATTAAGCCTGTATCCTCCGAAGGTTCCAAGCGTCTTGTACGTGCAGCGGTTGAGTATGCGATCAAGCATGGCCGCAAATCCGTGACACTGGTTCACAAAGGCAACATCATGAAATTTACAGAAGGTGCCTTCAAAAACTGGGGTTACGAAGTGGCTGAAGCTGAATTCGGCGATAAAGTGTTCACTTGGGCACAATACGATATCATCAAGGAGAAAGACGGCGTAGATGCAGCTAATGCGGCTCAAAAAGCGGCTGAAGAAGCTGGCAAAATCATCGTTAAAGATGCGATTGCCGACATCGCGCTGCAGCAAGTTCTGACTCGTCCAACCGACTTTGATGTCATTGCGACGTTGAACCTGAACGGGGACTACCTGTCTGACGCGCTGGCTGCACAAGTTGGCGGTATCGGTATCGCTCCGGGTGCTAACATCAACTATGTAACAGGACATGCAATTTTCGAAGCGACTCACGGTACGGCTCCGAAATATGCAGACAAAGACGTAGTAAACCCTGGTTCCGTTATCCTCTCCGGCGTCATGCTGCTTGAGCATCTCGGATGGCAGGAAGCGGCTGACCTGATCTACAAAGGCATGGAAACGTCCATCAACAACAAAACCGTAACGTATGACTTCGCCCGCCTGATGGAAGGCGCTACGGAAGTGAAATGCTCCGAGTTCGCAGACGAAATCATTAAAAACCTGTAA
- the citZ gene encoding citrate synthase: MTATKGLEGIVATTSAISSIVDGVLTYRGYDIDDLAEHASFEEVAYLLWFGKLPNAEELKALQQDLSDYAAIPDELIQQIKLYPKDTNTMAALRSAVSALALYDAEGDDMSRESNEKKAVKLQAQLPTIIAAIARVRQGKEPVAPKAGVSIAENFLYMLRGEDPDQTSIKALDQALVLHADHELNASTFAARVTVATLSDIYSGVTSAIGALKGPLHGGANEAVMKMLNEVGSIDRAQAYIQEKLDNREKIMGFGHRVYKNGDPRAKHLQKMSRELGEMKGDTTLYDMSVLIDETVTNQKGLKPNVDFYSASVYTQLGIEHELFTPIFAISRVSGWTAHILEQYEGNRIIRPRAEYTGMTDQKYVPIELR, from the coding sequence ATGACAGCTACCAAGGGTTTGGAAGGCATTGTAGCTACCACCTCCGCGATTAGTTCGATCGTCGATGGCGTTCTGACTTACCGTGGATATGATATTGACGATCTCGCAGAACATGCAAGTTTTGAAGAGGTAGCCTATCTGCTCTGGTTCGGAAAGCTTCCAAATGCCGAAGAGCTTAAGGCCCTTCAACAAGATTTGAGCGACTATGCTGCCATTCCGGATGAGCTTATCCAGCAGATCAAATTGTATCCGAAGGATACCAATACGATGGCTGCGCTTCGCTCGGCTGTATCCGCGCTTGCTCTGTATGACGCCGAAGGCGACGATATGAGCCGTGAATCGAACGAGAAGAAAGCGGTTAAACTTCAAGCTCAGCTTCCAACGATCATTGCTGCCATCGCCCGTGTTCGTCAGGGCAAAGAGCCGGTGGCTCCGAAAGCCGGCGTCTCCATCGCGGAGAATTTCCTGTATATGCTCAGAGGCGAAGATCCTGATCAGACTTCAATCAAGGCTCTGGACCAGGCACTGGTATTGCACGCGGATCACGAGCTTAACGCATCCACGTTTGCTGCTCGTGTAACCGTAGCCACGCTGTCCGACATATATTCCGGTGTTACTTCCGCTATTGGCGCGCTTAAAGGTCCTCTGCACGGCGGCGCGAATGAAGCCGTCATGAAGATGCTGAACGAAGTCGGTTCGATCGATCGGGCCCAGGCTTACATTCAGGAGAAGCTGGACAACCGTGAAAAAATAATGGGCTTTGGACACCGCGTATACAAAAACGGCGATCCGCGCGCGAAGCATCTCCAAAAAATGTCGCGCGAGCTTGGTGAAATGAAAGGCGACACCACGCTGTACGACATGTCGGTGCTGATCGACGAAACGGTTACCAACCAAAAAGGGCTGAAGCCGAACGTTGATTTCTATTCCGCATCGGTTTATACGCAGCTCGGCATCGAGCATGAACTGTTTACGCCGATTTTTGCCATCAGCCGTGTATCCGGATGGACCGCGCATATTCTTGAGCAGTATGAAGGCAACCGTATCATCCGCCCGCGCGCAGAGTATACAGGGATGACCGACCAAAAATATGTGCCGATAGAACTTCGCTAA
- the ytvI gene encoding sporulation integral membrane protein YtvI, producing MERLMLKRFGRGVWVLSSIFVIAYLIYVLLPLLYPFLLSWIIAYAMNPCVRLLQRSLKLPRWLAVMLSLLLYFGAALLILTAAVTRLVKELIILSQSFNLHIDAWMEWLTAWTQNDSFQNIINEISRFYQNNPNYHDTINQNITRTTQTIGTAVTDLVTGIFNGILQIIYYLPNLGTILIVVLLSTFFLSNSWERHNRALIRILPDVIRKPMIYIFTDLKKALFGFARAQLILISITALIVMITLYALGVDSAFSIGLLIGLVDLLPYLGVGIVLIPWSLYAFMSGDLTLGIGLTVLYSIILIVRQIMEPKVLASSVGLDPLAALLGMFVGLKLFGILGLILGPVSLVILDAFHRAHVFKDLRNYIIGGRFR from the coding sequence TTGGAACGATTGATGCTCAAGCGTTTTGGCCGGGGAGTGTGGGTGCTGTCTTCCATCTTCGTGATCGCCTATTTGATATATGTACTGCTGCCGCTGCTTTACCCCTTCCTCCTGTCCTGGATCATCGCTTATGCCATGAATCCTTGCGTCCGCCTGCTTCAGCGGAGTTTGAAGCTGCCGCGGTGGCTCGCTGTCATGTTGTCCCTGCTGCTGTATTTCGGAGCGGCTCTGCTGATTCTCACGGCGGCTGTCACGAGACTGGTCAAGGAGCTTATTATCCTGTCCCAGTCCTTCAATCTTCATATTGATGCCTGGATGGAATGGCTGACCGCATGGACCCAGAATGATAGCTTCCAGAATATCATCAATGAGATTAGCCGGTTCTATCAGAACAACCCGAATTATCACGATACCATCAATCAGAACATTACCCGCACGACGCAAACGATTGGCACGGCCGTGACCGACCTCGTTACCGGTATTTTTAACGGAATTCTGCAAATTATTTATTACCTGCCCAACTTGGGCACGATTCTCATTGTGGTTTTACTGTCCACGTTCTTTCTCAGCAACAGCTGGGAGCGCCATAATCGCGCGCTTATCCGCATCCTGCCCGACGTCATTCGCAAACCCATGATCTATATTTTCACGGATCTAAAAAAAGCGTTGTTCGGATTCGCGAGGGCCCAGCTGATTCTGATCTCCATCACGGCCCTGATCGTCATGATCACGCTTTATGCGCTCGGGGTCGATTCCGCCTTCTCCATCGGTCTTCTGATCGGCTTGGTGGATCTCCTCCCCTACTTGGGCGTCGGCATCGTTCTGATCCCCTGGTCGCTGTATGCCTTTATGTCGGGCGACCTGACGCTTGGCATCGGACTAACCGTCCTGTACAGCATCATCCTGATCGTCAGACAGATTATGGAGCCCAAGGTGCTCGCCAGCAGTGTGGGACTGGACCCGCTCGCCGCCCTGCTGGGCATGTTCGTCGGGCTCAAACTGTTCGGCATTCTGGGACTGATTTTAGGTCCAGTGTCGCTTGTCATCCTGGATGCCTTTCACCGGGCCCACGTATTCAAGGACCTAAGGAATTATATTATCGGAGGCAGGTTCAGATAG
- a CDS encoding FxsA family protein has translation MFKWLLAAMIFVPAIEIFGFQFVADRVGGMNTLLLTLLTSAVGVAMMRFEGRKAMEDAKQRMNSGMVPGASMADGLCIFAGGVLLILPGFVTDIIGFTLIFPLTRPLYRILLLKWMKKNMKNGKITIFRR, from the coding sequence ATGTTCAAATGGTTGCTGGCAGCGATGATCTTCGTGCCTGCTATTGAAATATTCGGCTTTCAGTTTGTTGCGGATCGCGTGGGCGGCATGAATACCTTGCTATTGACACTGCTAACCTCTGCGGTTGGCGTGGCCATGATGAGGTTCGAAGGTCGCAAAGCGATGGAAGATGCCAAGCAGAGAATGAACTCAGGCATGGTTCCGGGTGCTTCCATGGCCGACGGCCTATGTATATTTGCGGGTGGAGTGCTACTTATTCTGCCGGGCTTTGTAACTGACATAATCGGATTTACGCTGATATTTCCGCTGACTCGCCCGCTGTATCGGATATTGCTGTTGAAATGGATGAAGAAAAATATGAAAAACGGCAAGATTACGATCTTTCGCAGATAA
- a CDS encoding acyl-CoA thioesterase, giving the protein MPKPSVPTLSRWFWTSFRVRYQESDQMGVVYHANYLNWFEIGRTQMIREMGFTYRGMEEEGVLLPVVDLDIKYRQPARYDDLVTVFTRMTAFSPLRIHYEYEVRLLSEQEQADLEAMDLSPESELPGSLLTAGATRHVWLNREWKPARLDKCAPKLYDALRDTLWGRKE; this is encoded by the coding sequence ATGCCTAAACCATCCGTACCGACACTAAGCCGCTGGTTCTGGACGTCATTTCGGGTGCGTTACCAGGAAAGCGATCAAATGGGTGTCGTATACCACGCGAACTATTTAAACTGGTTCGAGATCGGACGTACCCAAATGATCCGTGAAATGGGATTTACGTATCGCGGAATGGAAGAAGAAGGTGTCCTCCTCCCGGTGGTTGATCTTGATATCAAGTACCGTCAGCCTGCGCGGTATGATGATCTTGTAACGGTGTTTACCAGAATGACTGCTTTCTCCCCGCTTCGAATACACTATGAATATGAGGTCCGTTTGTTAAGCGAACAGGAGCAGGCAGATTTGGAGGCGATGGATCTGTCTCCCGAATCCGAGCTTCCCGGTTCCTTGTTAACGGCCGGCGCGACCCGTCATGTATGGCTGAATAGAGAGTGGAAGCCGGCCCGACTGGATAAATGCGCGCCAAAGCTGTATGATGCATTGAGGGACACCCTTTGGGGGAGGAAGGAGTAG
- the pyk gene encoding pyruvate kinase, with protein MRKTKIVCTIGPSSESLENTKKLIMAGMNVARLNFSHGDFEEHGNRIKNIRQACEELNKTVAILLDTKGPEIRTGKLEVEPIELVQDEYITLTTEEILGDKNRLSITYKELPQDVQVGSTILIDDGLIGLTVVEIQGTEIRCRIVNGGTIKSKKGVNVPGVAISLPGITEKDANDIIFGIEQGIDFIAASFVRKASDVLEIRELLKKHNGEHIQIISKIENQQGVDNLDEILEVSDGLMVARGDLGVEIPAEEVPLVQKRMIEKCNLAGKPVITATQMLDSMQRNPRPTRAEASDVANAIFDGTDAIMLSGETAAGKYPVESVLTMSRIAEKAESALNYREMFLKQRIAQDTSVTEAISQSVAISALDLNAKAIISSTESGQTARMVSKYRPEAPIVAVTTQDRTLRRLALTWGVTPVKGEQASSTDEMFDYALQGGVKSGLVKEGDLVVITAGVPLGRSGSTNLLKVDQIPQEK; from the coding sequence ATGCGCAAAACAAAAATTGTATGTACCATCGGTCCTTCCAGTGAATCGTTGGAAAACACCAAGAAGCTCATTATGGCCGGCATGAACGTGGCTCGTCTGAACTTCTCTCACGGCGACTTCGAGGAGCATGGCAACCGGATCAAGAACATCCGCCAAGCTTGCGAAGAGTTGAACAAAACGGTAGCGATCCTGCTTGACACCAAAGGACCGGAAATCCGTACAGGCAAACTTGAAGTGGAACCGATTGAGCTTGTACAAGATGAATATATCACCCTTACTACCGAGGAAATCCTTGGTGATAAGAATCGTTTGTCCATTACTTATAAAGAGTTGCCGCAAGATGTTCAAGTCGGATCCACGATCTTGATCGATGACGGTCTGATCGGTCTGACCGTGGTGGAGATTCAAGGCACCGAAATCAGATGCCGCATCGTCAATGGCGGAACCATTAAGAGCAAAAAAGGTGTAAACGTACCGGGAGTCGCGATTTCTCTCCCAGGCATTACGGAAAAAGACGCCAACGATATCATTTTCGGGATCGAACAGGGCATCGATTTTATTGCCGCTTCCTTCGTTCGTAAAGCAAGTGACGTGCTTGAAATTCGCGAATTGCTGAAGAAGCATAATGGCGAGCACATCCAAATCATCTCCAAAATCGAGAACCAGCAGGGCGTTGACAACCTGGATGAAATCCTCGAAGTATCCGACGGCTTGATGGTAGCCCGTGGCGACCTCGGCGTAGAGATTCCGGCAGAGGAAGTTCCATTGGTTCAAAAACGCATGATCGAAAAATGTAACCTGGCTGGCAAACCGGTTATTACGGCTACGCAAATGCTGGATTCCATGCAGCGCAACCCACGTCCTACCCGTGCGGAAGCAAGTGACGTTGCCAATGCGATTTTTGACGGTACCGATGCGATCATGCTGTCCGGCGAAACGGCTGCAGGTAAATACCCTGTAGAATCCGTATTGACTATGTCCCGTATCGCTGAGAAAGCGGAATCCGCGCTGAATTACCGTGAAATGTTCTTGAAGCAGCGTATTGCTCAAGATACCAGCGTTACCGAAGCAATCAGCCAATCCGTTGCGATCTCGGCACTTGACCTGAATGCCAAAGCCATCATTTCGTCCACGGAATCCGGTCAAACAGCTCGCATGGTATCCAAATACCGTCCAGAGGCTCCTATCGTCGCCGTCACGACTCAAGACAGAACATTGAGACGTTTGGCACTGACTTGGGGCGTAACGCCGGTTAAAGGCGAACAGGCTTCTTCTACGGACGAGATGTTTGATTACGCGCTGCAAGGCGGCGTGAAGTCCGGTCTCGTGAAAGAAGGCGATCTTGTTGTGATTACAGCAGGCGTGCCACTGGGCCGTTCCGGTTCGACCAACCTCCTGAAAGTGGATCAAATTCCACAGGAGAAGTAA